A stretch of the Sulfurimonas sp. HSL3-1 genome encodes the following:
- a CDS encoding EAL domain-containing protein: protein MSARLRQIGWKPFLALAAGVGSFSLLLYFYLSQRHVEYNFREVRGHFHTIDRNYHRLNYEILRSSLFAYSNQDEITGDLNTLKDEYEALRKNAFLERSAYGRSHRSLVRLGESLHRYESMLDDFMMLNAGIKNSFVYITSLSAEKVKMFENDPVTYARILSVIAEVSQARILFDATFLSNLNREVEPLEALSGMSKAQAALIRSFILHVHYIAANYPGFVQNVNRIETFNLDQRIVELETNFLDEAKRDYEMLDRFVVILAALFLTALVLVMGLLIRAGNENRHLRELEGELRHAISHDQLTELLSRSRFEQLQEQFESPYLLLLNLDRFKHVNDFYGSAAGNAILKEIALLIRQPVLEPFHPYYFRLGGDEFGVVLQGIDAERARQMGRMLKKSIEGYTFFVDDIEVYLTVSVAVNGVAPLLENADLILKYDKARHSEGVLFFSEELHLKEQAARNIATAHELKRALDRDAIVPWFQPIVQLQSGEVAKYEALVRMVGSDGSVSGPGLFLETAMQTPYYRRITEVMVHKVFEAMEGYDTRFSINLGMRDLADEKMVSMLLSLLETYKERAGRLDIELLESEELDDLEAVKTFIKQVKAYGCRIAIDDFGIGYSNFAYLMELDIDILKIDGSLITKIVDDEMTQRTVRTIVRFAKQLGFEIVAEFVENEETIAVLRKMGVGYGQGYYFGRPAAAPEESISIARS, encoded by the coding sequence ATGAGCGCACGGCTCCGGCAGATCGGCTGGAAGCCCTTCCTGGCGCTGGCGGCCGGGGTGGGGTCGTTTTCGCTCCTGCTCTATTTTTACCTGTCGCAGCGCCATGTCGAGTACAATTTCCGGGAGGTCCGAGGCCATTTCCATACGATCGACCGAAACTATCACCGCCTCAACTACGAGATCCTGCGCAGTTCGCTCTTTGCCTACTCCAACCAGGACGAAATCACGGGCGATCTCAATACGCTGAAGGATGAATACGAGGCGCTGCGGAAGAACGCGTTTCTTGAGCGCAGTGCCTACGGGCGGAGCCACCGCTCCCTGGTGCGCCTCGGCGAATCGTTGCACCGGTACGAGTCGATGCTTGATGATTTCATGATGCTCAACGCGGGGATCAAGAACTCCTTCGTCTACATCACATCGCTCTCGGCGGAGAAGGTGAAGATGTTCGAAAACGATCCCGTGACCTATGCCCGGATCCTCTCCGTCATCGCGGAAGTCTCCCAGGCCCGGATCCTTTTCGACGCCACCTTCCTGAGCAACCTCAACCGGGAGGTGGAGCCGCTGGAAGCGCTCTCCGGCATGTCAAAGGCGCAGGCAGCCCTGATCCGGAGTTTCATACTGCACGTGCATTACATTGCCGCAAACTACCCGGGATTCGTGCAGAACGTGAACCGGATCGAGACCTTTAACCTCGATCAGCGGATCGTGGAGCTGGAAACGAACTTCCTCGATGAGGCGAAACGGGATTACGAGATGCTCGATCGTTTTGTCGTCATTCTGGCGGCGCTCTTCCTAACGGCCCTGGTCCTGGTCATGGGCCTGCTGATCCGCGCCGGGAACGAGAACCGCCATTTGCGGGAACTCGAGGGGGAGCTGCGCCATGCGATCAGTCATGACCAGCTGACCGAGCTGCTCAGCCGCAGCCGTTTCGAACAGCTCCAGGAGCAGTTTGAATCCCCTTACCTTCTGCTGCTCAACCTTGACCGTTTCAAGCACGTCAACGACTTTTACGGCAGCGCCGCCGGCAATGCAATCCTCAAAGAGATCGCCCTGCTGATCCGCCAGCCGGTCCTTGAGCCCTTCCACCCCTACTACTTCCGTCTGGGAGGGGATGAGTTCGGCGTGGTGCTCCAGGGGATTGATGCCGAGCGCGCGCGGCAGATGGGCCGCATGCTGAAAAAAAGCATCGAGGGCTACACCTTCTTCGTGGACGATATCGAGGTCTACCTGACCGTTTCCGTCGCGGTCAACGGCGTGGCGCCGCTGCTGGAGAATGCGGACCTGATCCTCAAGTACGACAAAGCGCGCCACAGCGAGGGTGTACTGTTTTTCTCGGAGGAGCTGCACCTTAAAGAGCAGGCCGCCAGGAACATCGCCACGGCCCATGAGCTCAAAAGGGCCCTCGACCGCGATGCCATCGTGCCGTGGTTTCAGCCCATTGTGCAGCTGCAAAGCGGCGAAGTTGCCAAATATGAAGCCCTGGTGCGGATGGTGGGGAGCGACGGCAGCGTCAGCGGCCCGGGGCTCTTCTTGGAAACAGCGATGCAGACCCCCTACTATCGCCGGATCACCGAGGTGATGGTCCATAAGGTCTTCGAGGCGATGGAGGGGTACGATACCCGCTTCTCCATCAACCTCGGGATGCGCGACCTGGCTGACGAAAAGATGGTCTCCATGCTGCTCTCTTTGCTCGAGACCTATAAAGAGCGTGCCGGCCGCCTGGATATCGAACTGCTGGAGAGCGAAGAGCTTGATGACCTTGAAGCGGTCAAGACGTTCATCAAGCAGGTCAAGGCCTACGGCTGCCGGATCGCCATCGACGACTTCGGCATCGGGTACTCCAACTTCGCCTACCTGATGGAGCTGGATATCGATATCCTCAAGATCGACGGTTCGCTGATCACGAAGATCGTCGACGACGAGATGACCCAGCGTACCGTCAGAACCATCGTCCGTTTCGCCAAGCAGCTCGGATTCGAGATCGTCGCGGAATTCGTCGAGAACGAGGAGACCATCGCCGTGCTGCGCAAGATGGGCGTCGGGTACGGACAGGGGTACTATTTCGGGCGTCCGGCAGCGGCGCCGGAAGAGTCGATATCTATTGCAAGGAGTTAA
- a CDS encoding NAD-glutamate dehydrogenase domain-containing protein — translation MSPESQLGAVCSQLLNPQDLEIGEELLTALRQTSIVTQITLAEGKAAVRLYSREQLLLSDITPILHDFAFVVVDEVTYTVEPEEKPVHVCRFNLQVDDTEAFSRAKTNIESVITDSLLGRTFSSCRIYSLVYKQNLSLRQVTLLRAFIEYINQAVPSINFDTILHTVTRHDELSAMLLHYFAARFNPELKARAQKSTEIEGIVAEAIKAVPDIMDDRILKLLFAMLGAMSRTNYYLEREAIAFKLDMTKFAEHLRGIQPRIEAFVYHKDFRGLHLRMGRISRGGLRWSERYDDYRTEVRSLMVTQEGKNAIIIPDGAKGGFVIDRPRSEITKELFTAIYSAFIENLLDLVDNVENGETVHDERIVAYDGEDSYFVVAADKGTAAMSDTANAIALKRGFWLGDAFASGGSNGYDHKAIGITAKGAMRSTQRFFLERGIDLYNDPISVVGIGSMNGDVFGNGVLLSRAFKLLGAISHREIFVDPNPSPQEAFEERKRLFAAKDGSWGAYKKELISSGGGVWERSEKAIALSDEIRRMLQTQARYMSGEELARALLCMKVDLLFNGGVGTYVKHSEESDLELGDKQNESVRVNAAQLRCFAVCEGGNLGFTQRARIEYALGGGKINLDGIDNAGGVDTSDHEVNIKILLESLSRKGLLDQRSRAEVLGRHSEQVENSVLWSCYRQALTISRDEQLSRMYLEDFQEAIDVIAEENPVFNRRDFYIPKKENIFEVLSAEDGGIVRPILGSLLSYAKIFIKQLIIDTPLIDEQFAQRFLYKYFPKAFVSAYEEEIRHHPLRPQIIATMIADMVINDQGVSFVRDYRRLGKARFLMKIRAYLICNALFGANDIRHTIFRSDYTMPVRQQYALLDQIEHVLNFATRWMVKYVDVESIDSLHFIEHKEELFDMLSKIKPKQPRMLIEGDDTFNRFFDVLEYLRFAVAVIITKEQSKHSFSDVATLFYLVIERFAILRIINILNAFDLKDERDLNLRRQLLQFVEYIAVHYTNRILAFQRINEPPMEAFENFLANDQEAFADILESITALEANPKPSLRDVTLLVNLLMTSVI, via the coding sequence ATGAGCCCGGAAAGCCAGCTCGGCGCGGTCTGTTCGCAGCTGCTAAATCCCCAGGACCTGGAGATCGGAGAGGAGCTGCTGACGGCGCTGCGGCAGACGTCTATCGTCACCCAGATCACGCTTGCCGAAGGAAAGGCCGCCGTCCGGCTCTATTCCCGGGAGCAGCTGCTGCTCTCCGACATTACGCCGATCCTGCATGACTTCGCCTTCGTGGTGGTGGATGAAGTGACTTACACGGTTGAACCGGAGGAAAAACCGGTCCATGTCTGCCGCTTTAATCTGCAGGTGGACGATACGGAGGCCTTCTCCCGGGCCAAAACGAATATCGAGTCGGTGATCACCGACTCGCTGCTGGGGCGGACGTTCAGCAGTTGCCGGATCTATTCGCTGGTCTACAAGCAGAACCTGAGCCTGCGCCAGGTGACGCTGCTGCGGGCCTTTATCGAGTACATCAACCAGGCGGTGCCGTCGATCAACTTTGACACGATTTTGCATACGGTGACCCGGCACGATGAACTGTCGGCCATGCTGCTGCACTATTTCGCTGCGCGCTTCAACCCGGAGCTGAAAGCGCGGGCCCAGAAAAGCACGGAGATAGAGGGGATCGTCGCGGAGGCGATCAAGGCGGTCCCCGACATCATGGACGACCGGATCCTCAAACTGCTCTTTGCGATGCTCGGCGCCATGAGCCGGACCAACTACTACCTGGAGCGCGAGGCGATCGCGTTCAAGCTCGATATGACGAAGTTCGCCGAGCATCTGCGCGGGATCCAGCCGCGCATCGAAGCCTTCGTCTACCACAAGGATTTTAGAGGCCTTCACCTGCGCATGGGCAGGATCAGCCGCGGGGGGCTGCGCTGGAGCGAGCGCTACGACGACTACCGCACTGAGGTACGCTCCTTGATGGTGACCCAGGAGGGCAAAAACGCGATCATCATCCCCGACGGGGCGAAGGGCGGCTTCGTCATCGACCGGCCGCGCAGCGAGATCACGAAGGAGCTCTTCACGGCCATTTACAGCGCCTTTATCGAGAACCTGCTGGATCTGGTCGACAACGTCGAAAACGGCGAGACCGTGCATGACGAGCGTATCGTAGCCTATGACGGGGAGGACAGCTACTTCGTCGTCGCGGCGGACAAGGGGACGGCGGCAATGAGCGACACGGCCAATGCCATCGCATTGAAACGAGGCTTCTGGCTCGGGGACGCCTTCGCCAGCGGCGGCAGCAACGGATACGACCACAAGGCGATCGGCATCACGGCCAAAGGGGCGATGCGTTCGACGCAGCGCTTCTTCCTTGAACGGGGCATCGACCTCTATAACGATCCCATCAGCGTGGTCGGCATCGGGTCGATGAACGGCGATGTTTTCGGGAACGGGGTGCTGCTCTCCCGGGCGTTCAAACTGCTCGGCGCGATTTCCCACCGGGAGATCTTTGTTGACCCCAATCCCTCGCCGCAGGAGGCGTTTGAGGAGCGCAAGCGGCTCTTTGCCGCCAAAGACGGCAGCTGGGGGGCGTACAAGAAGGAGCTGATTTCCAGCGGCGGCGGGGTCTGGGAACGCAGCGAGAAGGCGATCGCGCTCAGCGACGAGATACGGCGGATGCTCCAGACCCAGGCACGCTATATGAGCGGGGAGGAGCTGGCCCGGGCGCTGCTGTGCATGAAAGTCGATCTGCTCTTTAACGGCGGGGTCGGTACCTATGTGAAGCACTCGGAGGAGAGCGACCTGGAGCTGGGGGACAAGCAGAACGAATCGGTGCGGGTCAATGCCGCGCAGCTGCGCTGTTTCGCCGTCTGCGAAGGGGGGAACCTCGGGTTTACCCAGCGCGCCCGGATCGAATATGCCCTCGGCGGCGGGAAGATCAACCTCGACGGCATCGACAACGCCGGCGGAGTCGACACCTCCGACCATGAGGTCAATATCAAGATCCTGCTGGAGTCGCTGAGCCGAAAGGGGCTGCTGGATCAGCGGAGCCGCGCGGAAGTGCTCGGACGCCACAGCGAGCAGGTGGAGAACAGCGTGCTCTGGAGCTGTTACCGCCAGGCGCTGACGATCTCGCGCGACGAGCAGCTCAGCCGGATGTACCTGGAGGATTTCCAGGAGGCTATCGACGTGATCGCCGAGGAGAACCCGGTCTTCAACCGCCGCGACTTCTACATTCCGAAAAAAGAGAATATTTTCGAAGTGCTCTCCGCCGAGGACGGGGGGATCGTACGGCCGATTCTGGGCTCGCTGCTCTCCTATGCGAAGATCTTCATCAAGCAGCTGATCATCGACACGCCGCTGATCGACGAGCAGTTCGCCCAGCGCTTTTTATACAAATATTTCCCCAAGGCCTTTGTCAGCGCCTACGAAGAGGAGATCCGCCACCATCCGCTGCGCCCCCAGATCATCGCGACGATGATCGCCGATATGGTGATTAACGACCAGGGGGTCTCTTTCGTGCGGGATTACCGGCGGCTGGGGAAAGCGCGCTTTTTGATGAAGATACGCGCCTACCTGATCTGCAACGCCCTCTTCGGGGCGAACGACATCCGCCATACGATCTTCCGTTCGGATTATACGATGCCGGTGCGCCAGCAGTACGCCCTGCTGGACCAGATCGAGCACGTACTCAATTTCGCCACGCGCTGGATGGTCAAATACGTCGACGTCGAATCGATCGACAGCCTCCACTTTATCGAGCACAAAGAGGAGCTCTTCGACATGCTTTCGAAGATCAAACCCAAACAGCCGCGGATGTTGATCGAAGGGGACGACACTTTCAACCGCTTCTTCGATGTGCTGGAGTATCTGCGTTTCGCGGTCGCGGTCATCATTACCAAAGAGCAGAGCAAGCACTCTTTCAGCGACGTCGCGACGCTCTTCTACCTGGTTATCGAGCGTTTCGCGATTCTGCGGATCATCAATATCCTCAACGCGTTTGATCTTAAAGATGAGCGGGATCTTAATCTGCGGCGGCAGCTGCTGCAGTTCGTGGAGTACATCGCCGTCCACTATACGAACCGTATTCTGGCCTTTCAGCGCATCAACGAACCGCCGATGGAGGCGTTCGAGAACTTCCTGGCCAACGACCAGGAAGCGTTCGCGGATATCCTTGAGTCGATCACGGCGCTGGAGGCGAATCCGAAGCCCTCGCTCCGGGACGTCACCCTGCTGGTCAATCTTCTGATGACGTCGGTGATTTAA
- a CDS encoding cytochrome-c peroxidase yields the protein MKYWLAVIVLSAFSSLAMGQEPIKPLPRSVVYDHAKAALGRQLFSDTLLSSDKTVACATCHSFNYGGADPRPVSIGVGGKTGSVQSPTVYNARYNFKQFWNGRAASLMEQASGPIHNPVEMGMESTTIAQRLNADPDYVKAFAAVYGEGEITYEQAIEAIVEFEKALVTPDSPFDRFLRGETTLSPLELEGYQRFKAYGCITCHNGINIGGNSFQKMGLFVPYEHDEAAPDLHAVTNQRRHMNVYKVPTLRNIALTAPYFHDASSKTLTDAVQKMSYHNLGVELSDKDVRAIVAFLKTLTGERPEVLR from the coding sequence ATGAAATATTGGCTCGCAGTGATCGTATTATCGGCCTTTTCGTCTCTCGCGATGGGGCAGGAACCCATTAAGCCCCTCCCCAGGAGTGTGGTGTACGACCACGCCAAGGCGGCCCTGGGGCGGCAGCTCTTCAGCGACACCCTGCTCTCCAGTGACAAAACGGTCGCCTGCGCCACCTGCCACAGTTTCAATTATGGCGGTGCGGATCCCCGTCCGGTCTCCATCGGGGTCGGGGGGAAAACGGGCAGCGTCCAGTCACCGACCGTGTATAACGCCCGCTACAACTTCAAGCAGTTCTGGAACGGGCGCGCGGCATCGCTCATGGAGCAGGCCAGCGGCCCGATCCACAACCCTGTCGAGATGGGCATGGAAAGCACCACGATTGCGCAGCGCCTCAATGCGGACCCCGACTATGTCAAAGCCTTTGCCGCCGTTTACGGCGAAGGGGAGATCACCTATGAGCAGGCGATCGAGGCGATCGTGGAGTTTGAAAAGGCGCTGGTGACGCCCGACAGCCCTTTCGACCGCTTCTTGCGGGGGGAGACAACCCTTTCCCCGCTGGAGCTGGAGGGGTATCAGCGGTTCAAGGCCTACGGCTGCATCACCTGCCATAACGGGATCAACATCGGGGGGAACTCTTTCCAAAAGATGGGCCTCTTTGTCCCCTATGAGCATGACGAAGCGGCGCCGGACCTGCATGCCGTGACGAATCAACGCCGCCACATGAACGTTTACAAGGTCCCGACCCTGCGTAACATCGCCCTGACGGCTCCCTATTTCCACGACGCCTCTTCCAAGACCCTGACCGACGCAGTTCAGAAGATGAGCTACCATAACCTGGGGGTCGAATTGAGCGACAAGGACGTCAGGGCAATCGTGGCGTTCCTGAAAACGCTGACCGGCGAGCGTCCGGAAGTGCTCCGATGA
- a CDS encoding malic enzyme-like NAD(P)-binding protein → MATPLTNEEALAYHAEPTPGKLAIGVTKSFKSQHDLSLAYTPGVAVPCLAIEKNPEDAYRYTAKANLIGVVSNGTAVLGLGDIGAQASKPVMEGKAVLFKKFSDLDAFDIEVDTKDVERFCSVVEAIAPTFGGINLEDIKAPECFEIEKRLAARLDIPVMHDDQHGTAVISAAGIMNACRLTGRDIKTLRIVIVGAGAAAISCARLYRYLGVENIILIDSKGVVHTGRSDLNVYKTEFAIKVPISQSDAFDGAHVVVGLSRPGTFSTDDVKRMAENPVVFTLANPTPEIMPELVREARPDAIVATGRSDFPNQVNNVLGFPFIFRGAVDVRAKAINTEMKIAAAEALARLARTEVPAYLNELYGTALTFGRDYLIPKPFDKRLIVEVSSAVAAAAIHTGVARAADFDIDTYRKELADRICVDCEPEEG, encoded by the coding sequence ATGGCCACCCCTCTTACCAACGAAGAGGCCCTCGCCTACCACGCCGAACCCACCCCCGGCAAACTCGCCATCGGCGTGACCAAATCCTTTAAAAGCCAGCACGACCTCTCCCTGGCCTATACGCCCGGGGTCGCTGTGCCCTGTCTCGCCATCGAAAAGAACCCCGAGGATGCCTACCGCTATACGGCCAAGGCGAACCTGATCGGGGTCGTCTCCAACGGTACGGCGGTCCTCGGCCTGGGCGATATCGGCGCGCAGGCCTCCAAGCCCGTGATGGAGGGGAAGGCAGTCCTTTTCAAGAAGTTCAGCGACCTGGACGCCTTCGACATCGAGGTTGATACGAAAGATGTCGAGCGCTTCTGCAGCGTCGTCGAAGCGATCGCCCCCACCTTCGGGGGGATCAACCTCGAGGATATCAAGGCCCCGGAGTGCTTCGAGATCGAAAAACGCCTTGCCGCCCGGCTCGACATCCCCGTGATGCACGACGACCAGCACGGGACCGCCGTCATCAGCGCCGCGGGCATCATGAACGCCTGCCGCCTGACGGGACGCGACATCAAAACCCTGCGTATCGTCATCGTCGGGGCCGGGGCCGCTGCCATCAGCTGTGCCCGTCTCTACCGCTACCTGGGCGTAGAGAACATCATCCTGATCGATTCCAAAGGGGTCGTGCATACGGGGCGCAGCGATCTCAATGTCTATAAAACGGAGTTCGCCATCAAGGTCCCTATCAGTCAGAGCGACGCCTTCGACGGGGCCCACGTCGTCGTCGGCCTTTCACGCCCCGGCACCTTCAGCACGGACGACGTCAAACGCATGGCCGAAAACCCGGTGGTCTTTACCCTCGCCAACCCCACGCCGGAGATCATGCCGGAGCTGGTACGCGAGGCCCGCCCCGACGCCATCGTCGCCACGGGGCGCAGCGACTTCCCCAATCAGGTCAACAACGTCCTGGGTTTCCCCTTTATCTTCCGCGGGGCCGTCGACGTACGTGCCAAGGCAATCAATACGGAGATGAAGATCGCCGCCGCCGAAGCCCTGGCGCGCCTGGCCCGGACGGAAGTCCCCGCCTACCTGAACGAACTCTACGGCACCGCACTCACCTTCGGCCGCGACTACCTCATCCCCAAACCCTTCGACAAGCGCCTGATCGTCGAGGTCTCCAGCGCCGTCGCCGCCGCGGCGATCCACACGGGCGTCGCCCGCGCGGCCGACTTTGACATCGACACCTACCGCAAGGAGCTCGCCGACCGCATCTGCGTCGATTGCGAGCCTGAAGAAGGTTAA
- a CDS encoding MqnA/MqnD/SBP family protein, with protein sequence MRFGRIEYLNLLPFHIFMKRYLRASRSQMMLRHGANVPSAINRAYRARKIDAAFISSIRAKGQKHLNLGIIADGPVQSVLLIPSESPQTDTASETSNALTRVLGLEGRVIIGDPALRAYLEGVEALDLAEEWHKRYGLPFVFGLLSYQGNEKQMRRLGRAFARRPQKIPQYLLKRAAARTGVRPQDILAYLEGIHYRMDHRALRSLRLFWRLAEKVR encoded by the coding sequence ATGCGTTTTGGCCGGATCGAATATCTGAATCTGCTGCCGTTTCACATTTTTATGAAGCGTTACCTGCGCGCGTCGCGGTCGCAGATGATGCTGCGTCACGGGGCGAACGTGCCCTCCGCCATCAACCGTGCCTACCGGGCGCGCAAGATCGATGCTGCGTTCATCTCCAGTATCCGGGCCAAGGGGCAGAAACATCTGAACCTCGGGATCATCGCCGACGGCCCCGTGCAGAGCGTCTTGTTGATCCCCTCCGAAAGCCCTCAGACGGATACGGCTTCGGAGACCTCCAACGCCCTGACGCGGGTGTTGGGGCTCGAGGGGAGGGTCATTATCGGCGATCCCGCGTTGCGGGCCTATCTGGAGGGGGTTGAGGCCCTCGATCTGGCCGAAGAGTGGCACAAACGCTACGGTCTCCCTTTTGTTTTCGGACTGCTGTCGTACCAGGGGAACGAAAAACAGATGCGGCGGCTCGGCCGTGCTTTCGCCCGGCGTCCCCAGAAAATCCCGCAGTACCTGCTCAAACGCGCTGCCGCGCGTACCGGTGTCCGGCCACAGGATATCCTCGCCTACCTGGAGGGGATCCATTACCGTATGGACCACCGCGCCCTCCGCAGCCTCCGCCTTTTCTGGCGCCTCGCCGAGAAGGTGCGCTGA